Proteins encoded by one window of Pyrinomonadaceae bacterium:
- the dapB gene encoding 4-hydroxy-tetrahydrodipicolinate reductase yields the protein MKIAIIGHGAMGQLVAKLAKEQGHEIAVTLNSRDADRLNEDVGIEVGGCDVAIDFSVAAAVPKNISLCMKSGVPLVEGTTGWQVNRTELAPQVEEADGALVYGANFSVGAQVFFRIAAAAAEFFQNLESYDVYIEEAHHKRKQDAPSGTAIKLGGIVADHLEREVPISSTRAGHIPGTHRVGFDSRADHITLEHVARSREGFAEGALMAARWIVGRKGVYEFTEVFDEILEAQEDV from the coding sequence ATGAAAATCGCAATCATCGGTCATGGCGCCATGGGACAACTCGTGGCGAAGCTCGCCAAAGAGCAGGGCCACGAGATTGCCGTGACCCTGAATTCGCGCGATGCCGACCGCTTAAACGAAGACGTGGGCATCGAGGTTGGGGGGTGCGACGTGGCCATCGACTTCTCTGTCGCGGCGGCGGTGCCAAAGAACATTTCGCTCTGCATGAAATCCGGCGTGCCTCTGGTGGAAGGCACCACGGGCTGGCAGGTAAATCGCACTGAGCTCGCGCCCCAGGTTGAAGAAGCCGACGGGGCGCTGGTCTATGGCGCGAACTTTTCTGTTGGCGCGCAGGTTTTCTTTCGCATCGCCGCGGCGGCGGCTGAATTCTTTCAGAACCTCGAATCGTACGATGTGTACATCGAAGAAGCGCACCACAAGCGTAAGCAGGACGCACCCTCGGGCACCGCAATCAAATTGGGCGGAATTGTCGCGGATCATTTGGAGCGCGAGGTGCCGATTTCCTCGACGCGCGCCGGCCACATTCCCGGCACGCACCGGGTGGGTTTCGACTCGCGCGCTGATCACATCACTCTGGAACATGTTGCCCGTTCGCGTGAAGGATTCGCTGAAGGCGCCTTGATGGCGGCCAGGTGGATCGTCGGTCGCAAGGGCGTATATGAATTTACAGAAGTGTTTGATGAGATTTTAGAAGCGCAAGAGGACGTTTAG